The proteins below come from a single Denticeps clupeoides chromosome 15, fDenClu1.1, whole genome shotgun sequence genomic window:
- the snrpf gene encoding small nuclear ribonucleoprotein F: MSLPLNPKPFLNGLTGKPVMVKLKWGMEYKGYLVSVDGYMNMQLANTEEYIDGALAGHLGEVLIRCNNVLYIRGVEEEEEDGEMRE, translated from the exons AGTTTGCCACTGAATCCGAAGCCGTTCCTGAACGGTCTTACTGGGAAGCCGGTGATGGTGAAGCTGAAGTGGGGGATGGAATACAAAGGCTACCTCGTGTCAGTAGATGGATACATGAACATGCAG TTGGCGAACACTGAGGAATACATAGACGGAGCGCTAGCCGGACATCTGGGAGAGGTTCTGATTCG ATGCAACAATGTTCTGTACATAAGAGgggtggaagaggaggaagaagacggAGAAATGAGAGAatga